The following proteins are encoded in a genomic region of Methylibium petroleiphilum PM1:
- the mutL gene encoding DNA mismatch repair endonuclease MutL, with product MNAVLSPAGPRRQIRELPDELVSQIAAGEVVERPASVVRELVDNALDAGAREIVVKLMAGGVRAILVEDDGAGIPASELPLALKRHATSKIASLDELENVSTMGFRGEALAAIAAVSELSIASRHADAPHAQRLDARSGELVPAARGVGTSVEVRELFFSTPARRKFLKTDATELAHCLEAVRRHALARPDVGFAVWHEGKLLAQWRRAPLEQRIRDALGEDFMAHSREVTAQPTGLRISGRIGLPDAARARADEQYVYVNGRHVRDRLISHGLRTAYADVLHGGRQPSYVLFIEIAPSRVDVNVHPTKIEVRFRDGREVHQAVRHAAEDALALPRADETRPALFEPTRPAVWSPLAEQAGLGLGAGVSERRPAWPAPSGESVDLLLHLDAAPDGGAPSPFLPLTLQSGDDWPLGRALAQLGGVYILAENRDGLVIVDMHAAHERVVYERLKAGLAGARIESQPLLIPAIFPATAAEVATAEAQVETLARLGLDLTVLSSNVLALRSHPAALAGGDMVALARSVLAELARYDASHAIERAQHELLSSMACHGAVRANRRLSVEEMNALLRDMERTERADQCNHGRPTWRQLTLKELDQRFLRGR from the coding sequence ATGAATGCCGTGTTGTCCCCGGCCGGCCCGCGCCGGCAGATCCGTGAGCTGCCCGACGAGCTGGTGAGCCAGATCGCCGCCGGCGAAGTGGTCGAGCGGCCGGCCTCGGTGGTGCGAGAGCTGGTCGACAACGCCCTCGACGCCGGCGCCCGCGAGATCGTCGTCAAGCTGATGGCCGGCGGCGTGCGCGCCATCCTGGTGGAGGACGACGGTGCCGGCATCCCCGCCAGCGAGCTGCCGCTGGCGCTCAAGCGCCACGCGACCAGCAAGATCGCCTCGCTCGACGAGCTGGAGAACGTGTCGACGATGGGCTTTCGCGGCGAGGCGCTGGCCGCCATCGCCGCGGTGTCGGAGCTGTCGATCGCCAGCCGCCACGCCGACGCCCCCCACGCGCAGCGCCTCGACGCCCGCTCCGGTGAGCTGGTGCCCGCCGCGCGCGGCGTGGGCACCAGCGTGGAGGTGCGCGAGCTGTTCTTCAGCACGCCCGCACGCCGCAAGTTCCTGAAGACCGACGCCACCGAGCTGGCCCACTGCCTGGAGGCGGTGCGCCGCCACGCGCTGGCGCGGCCCGACGTGGGCTTCGCGGTCTGGCACGAGGGCAAGCTGCTGGCGCAGTGGCGCCGCGCGCCGCTCGAGCAGCGCATCCGCGACGCGCTGGGCGAAGACTTCATGGCCCACAGCCGCGAGGTCACGGCCCAGCCCACCGGCCTGCGCATCAGCGGCCGCATCGGCCTGCCCGATGCCGCGCGTGCCCGGGCCGACGAGCAGTACGTCTACGTCAACGGCCGCCACGTGCGCGACCGGCTCATCTCCCACGGCCTGCGCACCGCCTACGCCGACGTGCTGCACGGCGGGCGCCAGCCGAGCTACGTGCTGTTCATCGAGATCGCCCCCTCGCGGGTCGACGTGAACGTGCACCCGACCAAGATCGAGGTGCGCTTCCGCGACGGCCGCGAGGTGCACCAGGCGGTGCGACACGCCGCCGAGGACGCGCTGGCGCTGCCGCGTGCCGACGAGACCCGGCCCGCGCTGTTCGAGCCCACCCGGCCGGCCGTGTGGAGCCCGCTGGCCGAGCAGGCCGGGCTGGGCCTGGGGGCAGGCGTCAGCGAGCGCCGGCCGGCCTGGCCCGCACCGAGCGGCGAATCGGTCGACCTGCTGCTGCACCTCGATGCGGCGCCGGACGGTGGCGCTCCGTCCCCGTTCCTGCCGCTGACCCTTCAGAGCGGTGACGACTGGCCGCTGGGCCGCGCGCTGGCGCAGTTGGGCGGCGTGTACATCCTGGCCGAGAACCGCGACGGCCTGGTCATCGTCGACATGCACGCCGCGCACGAGCGCGTGGTCTACGAGCGGCTCAAGGCCGGCCTGGCCGGCGCACGCATCGAATCGCAGCCGCTGCTGATCCCCGCCATCTTCCCGGCCACCGCCGCCGAGGTGGCTACCGCCGAGGCGCAGGTGGAGACGCTGGCGCGGCTCGGCCTCGACCTCACGGTGCTGTCGTCCAACGTGCTGGCGCTGCGCTCGCACCCGGCCGCGCTGGCCGGCGGCGACATGGTGGCGCTGGCGCGGTCGGTGCTCGCCGAACTGGCACGCTACGACGCCAGCCACGCGATCGAGCGTGCGCAGCACGAGCTGCTGTCCAGCATGGCCTGCCACGGCGCGGTGCGCGCCAACCGGCGCCTCAGCGTCGAAGAGATGAACGCGCTGCTGCGCGACATGGAGCGCACCGAGCGCGCCGACCAATGCAACCACGGCCGCCCCACCTGGCGCCAGCTCACGCTGAAGGAGCTGGACCAGCGCTTCCTGCGCGGCCGCTGA
- a CDS encoding alpha/beta hydrolase yields MPAPPRSARRPGIAPALVALLLGLVLLTAGCASLDTQQRRWIFQPAASPWAGGVTAAEGMDDVWIDFDSTATGRPARLHGLWHPRPDGTQAGAPVLLYLHGARWDVTGSARRVRRMQELGFNVLAIDYRGFGRSAPGELPSEQMAYEDARAAWDWLAVQHPGAPRYIFGHSLGGAIAIDLAAQVPDEAGLIVEGSFTSVRDVFSQMRWGWLPLGPLITQRFDAQEKVARVGSPLLVVHGSEDRLIPPALGKALYERAASPKRWLLVEGGSHHNTNAVGQGAYREALRELFGLAS; encoded by the coding sequence ATGCCCGCACCGCCCCGCTCCGCACGCCGCCCCGGCATCGCACCCGCCCTCGTCGCCCTGCTGCTCGGCCTCGTGCTGCTGACGGCCGGCTGCGCCTCGCTCGACACCCAGCAGCGCCGTTGGATCTTCCAGCCCGCCGCGTCGCCCTGGGCCGGCGGAGTGACCGCCGCCGAGGGCATGGACGACGTGTGGATCGACTTCGACTCCACCGCGACCGGCCGGCCGGCGCGGCTGCACGGCCTGTGGCATCCGCGCCCCGACGGCACGCAGGCCGGAGCGCCGGTGCTGCTCTACCTGCACGGTGCGCGCTGGGACGTGACCGGCAGCGCCCGCCGCGTGCGGCGCATGCAGGAACTGGGCTTCAACGTGCTGGCGATCGACTACCGCGGCTTCGGCCGCAGCGCCCCGGGCGAGCTGCCGTCGGAGCAGATGGCCTACGAGGACGCCCGCGCCGCCTGGGATTGGCTTGCCGTGCAGCACCCGGGCGCGCCGCGCTACATCTTCGGCCACTCGCTGGGCGGCGCGATCGCGATCGACCTCGCCGCGCAGGTGCCCGACGAGGCCGGGCTGATCGTCGAGGGCAGCTTCACCTCGGTGCGCGACGTGTTCTCGCAGATGCGCTGGGGCTGGCTGCCGCTGGGCCCACTGATCACGCAGCGCTTCGACGCACAGGAGAAGGTGGCCCGGGTCGGCTCGCCGCTGCTGGTGGTGCACGGCAGCGAGGACCGGCTGATCCCGCCCGCGCTCGGCAAGGCGCTGTACGAGCGCGCCGCGTCGCCCAAGCGTTGGCTGCTGGTGGAAGGTGGCTCGCACCACAACACCAACGCCGTCGGCCAGGGCGCCTACCGCGAGGCACTGCGCGAGCTGTTCGGGCTGGCGTCCTGA
- the miaA gene encoding tRNA (adenosine(37)-N6)-dimethylallyltransferase MiaA produces MSVASPAAAGLDTLCLAGPTASGKTAAALALAQVLPVEVVSVDSALVYRGMDIGTAKPSAAERALVPHHLIDLIEPCAAYSAAQFVADARRAMAEIRARGRLPLLVGGTMLYFKALFDGIDALPPADPALRAALDAEARTRGWPALHAELATVDPVTAARLAPNDAQRVQRALEVWRATGQPLSSFHSGRFDVASAAPPRTALISLEPTDRGWLHARIGERFAAMLQAGLVDEVRRLRARGDLHADLPAMRCVGYRQAWAALDAGDPPDLARLQAEGAAATRQLAKRQLTWLRGMPWRRTVACDAPDASAQVVALARQLVDEREAAA; encoded by the coding sequence GTGAGCGTGGCCTCGCCCGCCGCCGCCGGGCTGGACACGCTGTGCCTGGCCGGGCCCACCGCCTCCGGCAAGACCGCGGCCGCGCTGGCGCTCGCGCAGGTGCTGCCGGTCGAGGTGGTCAGCGTCGACTCGGCGCTGGTCTACCGCGGCATGGACATCGGCACCGCCAAGCCCAGCGCCGCCGAGCGCGCGCTCGTGCCGCACCACCTGATCGACCTGATCGAACCCTGCGCCGCGTACTCGGCCGCGCAGTTCGTGGCCGACGCGCGGCGTGCGATGGCGGAGATCCGCGCCCGCGGCCGGCTGCCGCTGCTGGTGGGCGGCACGATGCTGTACTTCAAGGCGCTGTTCGACGGCATCGACGCGCTGCCGCCGGCCGACCCGGCCCTCCGCGCCGCGCTCGACGCCGAGGCACGCACGCGCGGCTGGCCGGCGCTGCACGCCGAGCTGGCCACGGTGGACCCGGTCACCGCCGCGCGGCTGGCGCCGAACGATGCGCAGCGCGTGCAGCGCGCGCTGGAGGTGTGGCGCGCCACCGGCCAGCCGCTGTCGAGCTTTCACAGCGGCCGCTTCGACGTAGCCTCCGCCGCGCCGCCCCGCACGGCGCTGATCTCGCTGGAGCCCACCGACCGCGGCTGGCTGCACGCCCGCATCGGCGAGCGCTTCGCGGCCATGCTGCAGGCCGGCCTGGTGGACGAGGTGCGCCGCCTGCGCGCGCGCGGCGATCTGCACGCCGACCTGCCCGCCATGCGCTGCGTGGGCTACCGCCAGGCCTGGGCCGCGCTGGACGCCGGCGACCCGCCCGACCTCGCCCGCCTGCAGGCCGAAGGCGCCGCCGCCACGCGCCAGCTCGCCAAGCGCCAGCTCACCTGGCTGCGGGGCATGCCGTGGCGCCGGACGGTGGCCTGCGACGCGCCCGACGCCAGCGCACAGGTGGTGGCGCTGGCGCGGCAACTGGTCGACGAGCGCGAGGCCGCGGCATGA
- a CDS encoding ABC transporter ATP-binding protein yields MSLLAIDGLAKRYGDSAVFEQVSLRVEAGEFVALLGESGVGKSTLLNAIAGLDTVDAGHVLLDGDDVTALPERALALLRRAKLGFVFQAFHVLPHLSVADNVALPLLLLGAPDPARVQSVLDAVGLGGLGERLPQQLSGGQLQRVAIARAVVHRPRLILADEPTGNLDPTTAERVMDVLAHEVKQQGTACLLVTHSTAAAARADRVLRLTPKGVQPAAA; encoded by the coding sequence ATGAGCCTGCTCGCCATCGACGGCCTCGCCAAGCGCTACGGCGACAGCGCCGTGTTCGAGCAGGTGTCGCTGCGCGTCGAGGCGGGCGAGTTCGTCGCGCTGCTCGGCGAATCGGGCGTGGGCAAGTCGACGCTGCTCAACGCTATCGCCGGGCTGGACACGGTGGATGCCGGCCACGTGCTGCTGGACGGCGACGACGTGACCGCCCTGCCCGAGCGCGCGCTGGCGCTGCTGCGGCGCGCGAAGCTCGGCTTCGTGTTCCAGGCCTTCCACGTGCTGCCGCACCTGAGCGTGGCCGACAACGTGGCGCTGCCGCTGCTGCTGCTGGGCGCGCCCGATCCGGCGCGCGTGCAGTCGGTGCTGGACGCGGTGGGCCTGGGCGGGCTGGGCGAGCGCCTGCCGCAACAACTGTCGGGCGGCCAGCTGCAGCGCGTGGCGATCGCCCGCGCGGTGGTGCACCGACCGCGCCTGATCCTGGCCGACGAGCCCACCGGCAACCTCGACCCCACCACCGCCGAGCGGGTGATGGACGTGCTGGCTCACGAGGTGAAGCAGCAAGGCACGGCCTGCCTGCTGGTCACCCACTCCACGGCCGCGGCGGCACGGGCCGACCGCGTGCTGCGGCTCACGCCGAAGGGCGTGCAGCCGGCCGCGGCCTGA
- a CDS encoding AzlD family protein produces MSLDSLGWGTLLIVAVMALVTLATRWGGVFVMSFVPIGPRVRRFIEAMSGSVLMALLAPLAVQGDGGARLALATTAVVMLVLKKPLPAIAAGIVAAAVFRQF; encoded by the coding sequence ATGAGCCTTGATTCGCTGGGCTGGGGCACGCTGCTGATCGTGGCCGTGATGGCGCTGGTCACGCTGGCCACGCGCTGGGGCGGCGTGTTCGTCATGTCCTTCGTGCCCATCGGCCCGCGGGTGCGGCGCTTCATCGAGGCCATGTCGGGCTCGGTGCTGATGGCACTGCTGGCGCCGCTGGCCGTGCAGGGCGACGGCGGCGCGCGGCTGGCGCTGGCGACCACCGCGGTGGTGATGCTCGTTCTGAAGAAGCCCCTGCCCGCCATCGCCGCCGGCATCGTGGCGGCGGCGGTGTTCAGGCAGTTCTGA
- a CDS encoding 2-keto-4-pentenoate hydratase: MPPAAFSDAAQLLWRCRQSGTVIDALPAALRPADAAAGHAIQAALADVAGSPVVGWKIAATSAAGQAHIQVDGPLPGRILSSFVHPMGATLSLAGNHMRVVEPEFAFRMGSALPPRATPYAVDDVMAAVASLHPAFELPDSRFADFARAGQAQLIADNACCGRFAFGPAVAPAAWRGADLAAQAVHATVRSADGSVRCTRRGEGRALLGDPRTALTWLANELSSLGVGLRAGDWASCGTCMVPLEVQPGDRVEADYGSFGAIQIGVSR; encoded by the coding sequence ATGCCGCCCGCCGCCTTCTCCGACGCCGCCCAGTTGCTCTGGCGTTGCCGCCAGTCGGGCACCGTCATCGACGCCCTGCCCGCCGCGCTGCGCCCCGCCGATGCCGCGGCCGGCCATGCGATCCAGGCCGCGCTGGCCGACGTAGCCGGCAGCCCGGTGGTCGGCTGGAAGATCGCCGCCACCAGCGCGGCCGGTCAGGCGCACATCCAGGTCGACGGCCCGCTGCCGGGGCGCATCCTGAGCAGCTTCGTTCATCCGATGGGCGCGACGCTGTCACTCGCGGGCAACCACATGCGCGTGGTCGAGCCCGAGTTCGCGTTCCGCATGGGCTCCGCGCTGCCGCCGCGCGCCACGCCCTACGCCGTCGACGACGTGATGGCGGCCGTCGCGTCGCTGCACCCGGCCTTCGAGCTGCCCGATTCGCGCTTCGCCGATTTCGCCCGCGCCGGCCAGGCGCAGCTGATCGCCGACAACGCCTGCTGCGGCCGCTTCGCGTTCGGGCCGGCGGTGGCGCCAGCGGCGTGGCGCGGGGCCGACTTGGCGGCGCAGGCCGTGCACGCCACCGTGCGGTCCGCAGACGGCAGCGTGCGCTGCACGCGCCGCGGCGAAGGGCGCGCGCTGCTCGGCGATCCGCGCACCGCGCTCACCTGGCTGGCCAACGAGCTGTCCTCGCTGGGCGTCGGCCTGCGCGCCGGCGACTGGGCCTCGTGCGGGACCTGCATGGTGCCGCTGGAGGTGCAACCGGGCGACCGTGTCGAGGCCGACTACGGCAGCTTCGGCGCCATCCAGATCGGCGTGTCCCGCTAG
- a CDS encoding FMN-binding negative transcriptional regulator: MYLPRHFEEQRPEALHDLIDKHPLGMLVTHGSDGLDANHVPFELDAGEGPHGVLRAHVARNNPLWQNVAQGDEVLVVFRAQDAYISPNWYPSKHEAHKQVPTWNYRVVHAHGRITVHDDERHVRGLVARLTRRHEADQPRPWKMGDAPPEYIDTMLKSIVGLEIAVERLVGKYKLSQNREARDRLSAAQALIGQGDSELGEAMRAAGPPA; encoded by the coding sequence ATGTACCTACCCCGCCATTTCGAGGAGCAGCGGCCCGAGGCCCTGCACGACCTGATCGACAAGCACCCGCTGGGCATGCTGGTCACCCACGGCAGCGACGGCCTCGACGCGAACCATGTGCCGTTCGAGCTGGATGCCGGCGAGGGCCCGCACGGTGTGCTGCGCGCCCACGTGGCGCGCAACAACCCGCTGTGGCAGAACGTGGCCCAGGGCGACGAGGTGCTGGTGGTGTTCCGCGCCCAGGACGCCTACATCTCGCCCAACTGGTACCCCAGCAAGCACGAGGCGCACAAGCAGGTGCCCACGTGGAACTACCGCGTGGTGCATGCCCACGGCCGCATCACCGTGCACGACGACGAACGCCACGTGCGCGGCCTGGTGGCGCGCCTCACGCGCCGGCACGAGGCCGACCAGCCTCGCCCGTGGAAGATGGGCGATGCGCCGCCGGAGTACATCGACACCATGCTCAAGTCCATCGTCGGGCTGGAGATCGCGGTGGAGCGCCTGGTGGGCAAGTACAAGCTCAGCCAGAACCGCGAGGCGCGCGACCGCCTGAGCGCGGCGCAGGCGCTGATCGGCCAGGGCGACAGCGAGCTCGGCGAGGCGATGCGAGCCGCCGGTCCGCCCGCGTGA
- a CDS encoding DJ-1/PfpI family protein, whose amino-acid sequence MHIAILTFEGYNELDSLIALGILNRVKQPGWRVSIASPSAKVRSMNGVVIEAQASLQDAVAADAVIVGSGMQTREVIADAALMQQLKPLDPTRQLLGAQCSGTLVLARLGLLDRVPACTDLITKPWVQEAGVDVLNQPFFAKGNIATAGGCLASAYLAAWVIARLQGVAAAESALHYVAPVGEKDAYVAQAMRNIGPYLPGAERSAA is encoded by the coding sequence ATGCACATCGCCATCCTCACCTTCGAGGGCTACAACGAGCTCGATTCGTTGATCGCCCTCGGCATTCTCAACCGCGTCAAGCAGCCCGGCTGGCGCGTGTCGATCGCCAGCCCGAGCGCCAAGGTCCGTTCGATGAACGGCGTGGTCATCGAGGCCCAGGCCTCGCTGCAGGACGCCGTGGCGGCCGACGCCGTGATCGTGGGCAGCGGCATGCAGACACGCGAGGTGATCGCCGATGCCGCGTTGATGCAACAACTGAAGCCGCTCGACCCGACCCGGCAGCTGCTGGGCGCCCAGTGCTCCGGCACGCTGGTGCTGGCCCGGCTGGGCCTGCTGGACCGCGTGCCCGCCTGCACCGACCTGATCACCAAGCCCTGGGTCCAGGAGGCCGGCGTCGATGTGCTGAACCAGCCCTTCTTCGCCAAGGGCAACATCGCCACCGCGGGCGGTTGCCTGGCGTCGGCCTACCTCGCGGCGTGGGTCATCGCCCGGCTGCAGGGCGTGGCCGCGGCCGAGAGCGCGCTGCACTACGTGGCGCCGGTGGGCGAGAAGGACGCCTATGTGGCGCAGGCGATGCGCAACATCGGGCCGTATCTCCCGGGTGCCGAGCGATCGGCGGCCTGA
- a CDS encoding aminotransferase-like domain-containing protein, whose product MAQTRYKQVVDRFAAEITGGRLPPGTRLPTHRQLAADEGLALVTASRVYAELAAMGLVSGETGRGTFVKETAVPRGQGVDQHAVAANMLDLNFNYPSLPGQAELLRNALRQLAAAGDLEALLRYQPHGGRPHERASVARHLARRGLTLPGEQVMLVDGAQHGLATTVMALLQPGDVVAVDALTYPGFKLLAEAHRLELVAVPAGTDGPDPDALAALCQRRRVKALYAMPTMHNPLGWVMSASHRRALVAVARRHGLLVIEDAAYAFLVEKAPPPLAALAPERTVYVSGFSKSVATGLRVGCVAAPPQWVGAIERAIRATTWNTPGVMTAITCGWIDDGTVDRLEAGKRRDARARQQLAAQVLGALQRVSHPASYFVWLPLAEEVRADQVAAALMRERISVSTAEPFATSARVPHAIRLALGSVDFDTLREALEKVAAVIAARTY is encoded by the coding sequence ATGGCCCAGACCCGGTACAAGCAGGTCGTCGACCGGTTCGCCGCTGAGATCACGGGCGGCCGCCTGCCCCCCGGCACGCGCCTGCCCACGCACCGGCAGCTCGCCGCCGACGAGGGCCTGGCGCTGGTGACGGCCAGCCGCGTCTATGCCGAGCTGGCGGCCATGGGCCTGGTGAGCGGCGAGACCGGCCGCGGTACCTTCGTCAAGGAAACGGCGGTTCCGCGCGGCCAGGGCGTGGACCAGCACGCGGTGGCGGCCAACATGCTCGACCTGAACTTCAACTACCCGTCGCTGCCGGGCCAGGCCGAACTGTTGCGGAACGCGCTGCGCCAGCTGGCCGCGGCCGGTGACCTGGAGGCGCTGCTGCGCTACCAGCCCCATGGCGGGCGCCCGCACGAGCGCGCCTCGGTGGCGCGGCATCTGGCGCGCCGCGGGCTCACGCTGCCGGGCGAGCAGGTGATGCTGGTCGACGGCGCGCAGCACGGCCTGGCCACCACCGTGATGGCGCTGCTGCAGCCCGGCGACGTGGTGGCGGTCGACGCCCTCACCTACCCCGGCTTCAAGCTGCTCGCCGAGGCGCACCGCCTGGAGCTGGTGGCGGTGCCCGCCGGCACCGACGGCCCCGACCCGGACGCGCTGGCTGCGCTGTGCCAGCGCCGCCGGGTCAAGGCCCTGTACGCCATGCCGACCATGCACAACCCGCTGGGCTGGGTGATGAGCGCCAGCCACCGCCGTGCCCTGGTGGCGGTGGCGCGGCGACACGGGCTGCTCGTCATCGAGGACGCCGCCTACGCCTTCCTCGTGGAGAAGGCGCCGCCGCCGCTGGCGGCGCTGGCACCGGAGCGCACGGTCTACGTGTCGGGCTTCTCCAAGAGCGTGGCCACCGGCCTGCGCGTGGGCTGCGTGGCCGCGCCGCCGCAGTGGGTGGGCGCGATCGAGCGCGCGATCCGCGCCACCACCTGGAACACGCCGGGCGTGATGACCGCCATCACCTGCGGCTGGATCGACGACGGCACGGTGGACCGGCTGGAAGCCGGCAAGCGCCGGGACGCACGCGCGCGCCAGCAACTCGCCGCGCAGGTGCTGGGCGCGCTGCAGCGCGTGAGCCACCCGGCGTCCTACTTCGTCTGGCTGCCGCTCGCCGAAGAGGTGCGCGCCGACCAGGTGGCCGCGGCGCTGATGCGCGAGCGCATCTCGGTGTCCACAGCCGAACCCTTCGCCACGTCGGCCCGGGTGCCGCACGCGATCCGGCTGGCGCTGGGCTCGGTGGACTTCGACACGCTGCGCGAGGCGCTGGAGAAGGTGGCGGCGGTGATTGCCGCGCGCACGTACTGA
- a CDS encoding Hsp20/alpha crystallin family protein, producing the protein MYESILNHPYSLFGQFERLRRELDDVFGVSGLPNSIRSVAAGTTPAINIGRTASSVEIYAFAPGLDASKIEVTLDRGVLRISGERAPGIPSGDPKVQVYARERGTGRFARAISLPDDVDAAHVNASYRDGVLQVSVARRESARPQRITVQ; encoded by the coding sequence ATGTACGAATCGATCCTGAATCACCCGTACAGCCTGTTTGGCCAGTTCGAGCGCCTGCGTCGTGAACTCGACGACGTGTTCGGCGTTTCCGGGTTGCCCAACAGCATCCGCTCGGTCGCGGCGGGCACGACCCCTGCGATCAACATCGGCCGCACCGCCAGCAGCGTGGAGATCTACGCCTTCGCGCCCGGCCTGGACGCGTCGAAGATCGAGGTCACGCTCGACCGCGGCGTGCTGCGCATCTCGGGCGAGCGCGCGCCGGGCATCCCGAGCGGCGACCCCAAGGTGCAGGTCTATGCCCGCGAACGCGGCACCGGCCGCTTCGCCCGGGCGATCTCGCTCCCCGACGACGTGGACGCCGCTCACGTGAACGCGAGCTACCGCGACGGCGTGCTGCAGGTCAGCGTGGCGCGCCGCGAATCGGCCCGACCCCAGCGCATCACCGTGCAGTGA
- a CDS encoding Hsp20/alpha crystallin family protein produces the protein MSDRKQVTARAAADTEQQRAVSPAVDVFEDASGITLLADMPGVPRDQLDLKIEGDALLIEGAVQQPTPDGLEAVYAEVRVPRYRRSFTLSRELDTARIEANLKDGVLTVRIPKQAHAQPRRIAVTSG, from the coding sequence ATGAGCGACAGGAAGCAAGTGACCGCCCGCGCCGCCGCCGACACCGAACAGCAACGCGCCGTGTCGCCCGCGGTCGATGTGTTCGAGGACGCCTCCGGCATCACGCTGCTGGCCGACATGCCCGGCGTTCCCAGGGATCAGCTGGATCTGAAGATCGAGGGTGACGCGCTGCTGATCGAAGGCGCGGTGCAGCAACCCACGCCCGATGGCCTGGAGGCGGTGTATGCCGAAGTGCGGGTGCCGCGGTACCGACGCAGCTTCACGCTGAGCCGGGAGCTCGACACGGCGCGCATCGAGGCCAACCTGAAGGACGGCGTGCTGACCGTGCGGATCCCCAAGCAGGCGCACGCGCAGCCGCGGCGCATTGCCGTGACTTCGGGCTGA
- a CDS encoding GreA/GreB family elongation factor — protein MEVLTLERTLTELDHVRLLSLARRQRPGVAAAAIEPLLDACTVVPSRQVRPDVVTMYSQVLLQDLASGLRSRLTLCYPADAEPAAGFVSVLSPVGCSLLGLTVGAVARWSTPSGEARSAEVVALLFQPEASGDYAM, from the coding sequence GTGGAAGTCTTGACACTCGAGCGCACGCTCACTGAGCTCGACCATGTTCGTCTGCTGAGCCTCGCGCGCCGCCAGCGGCCCGGCGTCGCTGCCGCGGCGATCGAGCCGCTGCTCGACGCGTGCACCGTCGTGCCCTCGCGCCAGGTCCGGCCCGACGTGGTGACCATGTATTCGCAGGTGCTGCTGCAGGACCTGGCCAGCGGCCTGCGCAGCCGGCTCACGCTCTGCTACCCGGCCGACGCGGAGCCCGCGGCAGGTTTCGTGTCGGTGCTGTCGCCGGTGGGCTGCAGCCTGCTGGGGCTGACGGTCGGCGCCGTGGCGCGCTGGTCCACGCCCTCGGGCGAGGCGCGGTCCGCCGAGGTGGTTGCCCTGCTGTTCCAGCCCGAGGCGAGCGGCGACTACGCGATGTAG
- a CDS encoding CDP-alcohol phosphatidyltransferase family protein, whose translation MSHHTPSPPPPPPRHLSMIRGFHLADFVTLGNAACGTAGVFLAMLYMGSGELADFLWAAAMAPLAFAFDWLDGRVARWRQQLSALGRELDSLADVISFGVAPAALAFAAGLRGGWDVVVLIYFVCCGVSRLARYNVTAESLSAGAAKVPYFEGTPIPTSVVLTAVLAAIAWQQGGLTAPLPGGAWSLAGWTLHPLVLMFALSGTLMISKTLRIPKI comes from the coding sequence ATGTCCCACCACACGCCATCCCCGCCGCCCCCGCCGCCTCGCCACCTGTCGATGATCCGCGGCTTCCATCTCGCGGACTTCGTGACGCTGGGCAACGCCGCCTGCGGCACCGCGGGTGTGTTCCTGGCGATGCTGTACATGGGCAGCGGCGAGCTGGCCGACTTCCTGTGGGCCGCCGCGATGGCGCCACTGGCCTTCGCGTTCGACTGGCTCGACGGCCGCGTGGCGCGCTGGCGGCAGCAGCTCTCGGCGCTGGGCCGCGAACTCGATTCGCTGGCCGACGTGATCTCCTTCGGCGTGGCGCCGGCCGCGCTGGCCTTCGCCGCGGGTCTGCGCGGCGGCTGGGACGTGGTGGTGCTGATCTACTTCGTGTGCTGCGGCGTCAGCCGGCTGGCGCGCTACAACGTCACTGCCGAGAGCCTGTCGGCCGGCGCCGCCAAGGTGCCTTACTTCGAGGGCACGCCCATTCCCACCAGCGTGGTGCTGACCGCGGTGCTCGCGGCCATCGCGTGGCAGCAGGGCGGCCTCACGGCGCCGCTGCCCGGCGGCGCCTGGTCCCTCGCCGGCTGGACGCTGCACCCGCTGGTGCTGATGTTCGCGCTGTCGGGCACCTTGATGATCAGCAAGACGCTGCGGATCCCGAAGATCTGA